A genomic window from Tolypothrix sp. PCC 7910 includes:
- a CDS encoding YcjF family protein yields the protein MVVKLQRPILVGGLGLSFSLWMLDSWQDSIVQVGEFGLLSALAVGGGLWLLQQNRPKASVEQLNIMLVERADAENAIAKAEAVINQLAQESEQHPALGNLRTQVNQLLLDLDRQELKLAVTGGKSVGKTTLIEVLKSSWQAQIKQKVSFQETAPLFIQAGNKSDTDVLAEVATSDFVLFLTNGDLTDSEFQTLQQLKAANQPIILIFNKQDQYLPDERASILLSLKQRTQGNLVATAASPIPIKVRKHEADGAVQEWLEQPAADIQSLTQQLGEILAQQAQKLVWTTTIRTANLLKAEAKTWLNNIRRDRATPAIEQYQWIAAAAAFANPVPALDVLATAAINAQMVMDLGNIYQQKFSLEQAQTVAGTMGSLMLKLGLVELSTKAVSTVLKSNAVTFVAGGVVQGVSAAYLTRVAGLSLIEYFQQQEIALDSGNNLNLEKLRQTLQNVFQQNQQMAFLQGFVKQGVKRLLPEVAVEKAVG from the coding sequence ATAGTTGTGAAGTTGCAACGACCAATTTTAGTAGGAGGATTGGGACTGTCGTTTTCTCTGTGGATGTTAGACAGTTGGCAAGATTCCATAGTGCAGGTGGGGGAATTTGGTTTACTGAGTGCTTTGGCAGTCGGTGGTGGTTTGTGGTTATTGCAGCAAAATCGCCCGAAAGCTAGTGTAGAGCAGCTAAATATCATGCTTGTAGAACGAGCAGATGCAGAAAATGCGATCGCTAAAGCAGAAGCCGTAATTAACCAACTAGCACAAGAATCAGAACAACATCCAGCCTTAGGGAACTTACGAACACAAGTTAACCAATTACTCTTAGATTTAGATAGGCAAGAACTTAAACTAGCTGTTACTGGTGGGAAATCTGTCGGTAAAACTACCTTAATTGAAGTTTTAAAATCTAGCTGGCAAGCCCAAATCAAGCAAAAAGTCAGCTTCCAAGAGACAGCACCTTTATTTATTCAAGCTGGTAACAAATCAGATACAGATGTTTTGGCAGAAGTCGCAACATCTGATTTTGTCCTGTTCCTGACTAACGGTGATTTGACAGATTCAGAATTTCAAACTTTACAGCAGCTAAAAGCAGCAAATCAGCCTATAATACTGATTTTCAATAAGCAAGACCAGTATTTGCCCGATGAACGCGCCAGCATCTTGCTGTCACTGAAACAACGGACACAAGGCAATTTAGTTGCAACAGCCGCCTCTCCCATTCCCATCAAAGTCCGAAAACATGAGGCTGACGGTGCTGTACAAGAATGGTTAGAACAACCAGCAGCAGATATCCAGTCTTTGACACAGCAACTAGGAGAGATTTTAGCCCAGCAAGCACAAAAGTTAGTCTGGACAACAACTATTAGAACAGCTAACTTACTGAAAGCCGAGGCAAAAACTTGGCTAAATAATATCAGACGCGATCGCGCTACTCCAGCTATCGAACAATATCAATGGATAGCTGCAGCTGCAGCTTTTGCTAACCCAGTCCCCGCACTCGATGTTTTAGCAACTGCGGCTATTAATGCCCAAATGGTCATGGATTTGGGTAATATCTATCAGCAGAAATTTTCCTTAGAACAGGCGCAAACTGTCGCTGGAACAATGGGAAGTTTAATGCTGAAGCTGGGTTTAGTTGAACTTTCTACTAAAGCTGTGAGTACTGTTCTCAAAAGTAACGCCGTCACCTTTGTCGCTGGTGGCGTGGTACAGGGAGTAAGTGCAGCTTATCTCACCAGAGTTGCTGGCTTAAGTTTAATAGAGTATTTCCAACAACAGGAAATAGCCCTAGATTCTGGCAATAACTTGAATTTGGAGAAGTTGCGGCAAACCTTACAAAATGTCTTCCAGCAAAATCAGCAGATGGCTTTTCTGCAAGGTTTTGTGAAACAAGGTGTCAAGCGTTTATTACCAGAAGTTGCTGTTGAGAAGGCTGTAGGATAA
- a CDS encoding CGLD27 family protein — protein MIKSSVSNCPVPTEQQPLNEYEELKTSWLFRDCALNWREHIKKMLWIWSLSWVVAGPVAAASFPPHKHLAQFILCGAAGASIGVILLLVRLYLGWYYVSDRLFSPTVFYEESGWYDGQTWSKPEEVLNRDRLIATYEIKPILRRLQLTFASLAGMFVAGSIVWHLL, from the coding sequence ATGATCAAATCCTCGGTTTCCAATTGCCCAGTTCCAACAGAACAACAACCACTCAACGAGTACGAAGAATTAAAAACATCTTGGTTATTTCGTGATTGTGCCTTAAATTGGCGTGAGCATATAAAAAAAATGCTGTGGATTTGGAGTTTATCGTGGGTGGTAGCTGGGCCAGTTGCAGCAGCTAGTTTTCCCCCACATAAGCACCTTGCCCAATTTATTCTTTGTGGCGCTGCAGGAGCAAGTATCGGCGTAATCCTCTTGTTAGTACGTTTGTACTTGGGTTGGTATTACGTCAGCGATCGCCTGTTCAGCCCGACAGTATTTTATGAAGAATCTGGGTGGTATGACGGTCAAACTTGGAGCAAACCAGAGGAAGTATTAAATCGCGATCGCTTAATTGCCACATACGAAATCAAACCCATTCTCCGCCGCTTGCAACTTACCTTTGCTAGCTTGGCAGGAATGTTTGTTGCTGGTAGTATAGTTTGGCATTTGTTATAA
- a CDS encoding MFS transporter, translating into MMQPSDLDTKILPLSPSYAKKQNRASDSTAPSHLSAVPKSRPSHINNHEISPREISPNNRNWLSEKSKPDFISSEGKSTQAEANGQAAITSAKEPPDIKGPDSGKDEPSNDVPQKGFLPVLKNPNFLALWGGQVFCQLADKVYLVLMIALINTQFQASHQSISGWVSALMMAFTIPAVLFGSVAGVFVDRWSKKTVLVATNVWRGILVLVIPLLLWLTHDWKPVGVLPVGFLIILSVTFLVSTLTQFFAPAEQTAIPLVVEEQHLLSANSLYTTTMMASVIVGFAVGEPLLAIADQLWLNLGASGGFGKEMVVGGSYAIAGIILSFLVTNEKAHDSETEFPHVFSDLRDGLRYLKDNHRVRSALVQLIILFSIFAALTVLAVRMAEIIPNMKASQFGFLLAAGGVGIAAGATILGQFGQRFSYTALSLCGCLGMAASLIGLSIFTTQLWIVLLLVALLGVFGALVGIPMQTAIQTETPPEMRGKVFGLQNNVINIALSLPLALAGVAETFIGLQAVFLSLAVIVFFGGIFTWYTSHRE; encoded by the coding sequence ATGATGCAACCGTCTGATTTGGATACAAAAATCCTGCCTTTGTCACCGAGCTACGCCAAAAAACAGAATAGAGCATCAGATTCTACAGCACCCAGCCATTTGAGTGCTGTCCCGAAGTCTCGGCCCAGTCACATTAATAACCACGAAATTTCCCCCCGAGAGATTTCGCCAAATAATAGAAATTGGCTATCGGAAAAATCAAAACCTGATTTTATTAGTTCCGAAGGCAAATCAACTCAGGCTGAGGCTAATGGCCAAGCCGCTATTACCTCAGCAAAAGAGCCACCCGATATCAAGGGGCCTGATTCAGGTAAAGATGAACCATCAAATGATGTACCCCAAAAGGGTTTTTTACCTGTATTAAAAAACCCAAATTTCTTAGCACTTTGGGGTGGGCAAGTTTTTTGCCAGCTAGCAGATAAAGTTTATCTGGTGTTGATGATTGCCTTGATTAATACGCAGTTTCAAGCTAGTCATCAAAGTATTAGTGGTTGGGTATCAGCCTTGATGATGGCTTTTACCATACCCGCAGTGCTATTTGGTTCTGTGGCTGGTGTGTTTGTGGATCGCTGGTCAAAAAAGACTGTATTAGTAGCCACAAATGTTTGGCGGGGAATTTTGGTCTTGGTAATTCCCTTACTGTTATGGTTGACCCATGATTGGAAACCAGTGGGAGTATTACCTGTAGGTTTTTTAATCATCTTAAGCGTGACTTTTTTAGTCTCCACCCTCACACAGTTTTTTGCTCCAGCCGAACAAACAGCAATTCCCTTGGTAGTGGAAGAACAGCATTTGCTCTCAGCTAACTCACTGTACACCACAACAATGATGGCCTCGGTGATTGTTGGTTTTGCTGTTGGCGAACCACTATTAGCGATCGCGGATCAACTTTGGCTCAATCTGGGTGCAAGTGGCGGATTTGGTAAAGAAATGGTCGTAGGTGGAAGTTATGCGATCGCGGGAATAATTTTGAGTTTCTTGGTAACTAACGAAAAAGCTCACGACTCAGAAACGGAATTTCCTCATGTTTTCTCAGATTTACGCGATGGATTACGTTATCTCAAAGATAATCATCGTGTTCGTAGCGCTTTAGTACAGTTAATTATCTTGTTCTCCATCTTTGCCGCCTTAACAGTTTTAGCTGTCAGAATGGCAGAAATCATTCCCAACATGAAAGCCTCGCAATTTGGCTTTTTACTAGCAGCAGGTGGTGTGGGAATTGCCGCAGGCGCAACCATTCTCGGTCAATTTGGTCAACGTTTTTCCTATACTGCCCTTAGCCTTTGTGGTTGTCTGGGGATGGCAGCTTCCTTAATAGGGTTATCCATCTTTACAACACAGCTATGGATCGTGCTTTTGTTAGTAGCACTATTGGGTGTTTTTGGCGCGCTTGTGGGTATCCCAATGCAAACTGCAATTCAAACAGAAACCCCACCAGAAATGCGGGGTAAAGTCTTCGGTTTGCAAAATAATGTCATTAATATTGCTCTTTCTTTACCCTTAGCATTAGCTGGTGTAGCAGAAACCTTTATTGGATTACAAGCTGTCTTTTTATCATTAGCTGTAATTGTGTTTTTTGGAGGTATCTTTACCTGGTATACCTCTCATCGTGAGTAA
- a CDS encoding asparaginase, with the protein MTMGKRTQAAALEVRLLREGIIESRHIVQAVVCDERGRVLSVAGNAETAAFVRSALKPFQALAITSTGTLERYDLSDRDLAIITSSHKGSIEQVRQVFNILWRADLDPSALQCPIPEGKRSPLEYNCSGKHAGMLAVCQQRHWPLNNYLERKHPVQQLILSKVAELLRMPSEEFIGVHDDCGAPTYLMQLGQMGSLYALLASGKTLDMERIVRAMTHHPTMVAGDGEFDTELMRLTPGELVSKAGAEGVQCIGRLGEGMGLAIKVMDGSKRAKYAVAIHLLQQMGWITPSVAESLAEKFMILGKYKRLEVVGELSLL; encoded by the coding sequence ATGACAATGGGAAAACGAACTCAAGCCGCAGCCTTAGAAGTGAGGTTGCTACGGGAAGGAATTATCGAATCGAGGCATATAGTCCAGGCTGTTGTATGCGACGAACGGGGGCGGGTTTTATCCGTAGCCGGTAATGCGGAAACGGCTGCATTTGTGCGTTCAGCACTCAAACCCTTTCAGGCACTCGCTATCACATCAACTGGTACACTAGAACGCTACGATCTTAGCGATCGCGACTTAGCGATTATCACTAGCTCCCACAAAGGTAGCATAGAGCAAGTAAGACAGGTATTTAACATTCTTTGGCGGGCCGATCTTGACCCCAGCGCACTCCAATGCCCGATACCCGAAGGTAAGCGGAGTCCTCTAGAATACAATTGCTCTGGTAAACATGCGGGAATGCTAGCCGTTTGTCAACAACGACATTGGCCTTTAAATAACTACTTAGAACGCAAACACCCAGTCCAACAGTTAATTCTCAGCAAGGTAGCAGAATTGCTGCGAATGCCATCTGAAGAATTTATCGGTGTTCATGATGACTGTGGGGCACCTACTTATTTGATGCAACTGGGTCAGATGGGTTCTCTGTACGCCCTGCTAGCCTCTGGTAAAACTTTGGATATGGAGCGCATTGTCCGGGCAATGACTCATCATCCCACAATGGTAGCTGGCGATGGTGAATTTGATACGGAACTCATGCGCTTAACCCCTGGAGAATTGGTAAGCAAAGCTGGTGCCGAAGGAGTACAGTGCATCGGTAGGTTAGGGGAAGGCATGGGATTGGCAATTAAAGTTATGGATGGGTCAAAGCGAGCAAAATACGCAGTTGCGATTCATTTACTTCAACAAATGGGCTGGATTACACCCAGCGTTGCTGAAAGCCTAGCTGAAAAGTTTATGATTTTGGGAAAATACAAGCGTTTAGAAGTTGTTGGAGAATTATCGCTTTTATAG
- the recO gene encoding DNA repair protein RecO, translating into MSKTYQVTGINLKAQALGESDRIVTILTKEFGLIRAVAPGARKHNSSLGGRSGMFVVNELLIAKGRSLDKITQAQTVKTYPGLTKDLGKLAASQYLAEIVLSQALSEQPQEELYELLNEHLNRLEAVSNNEASILAHLSQGVFHLLALAGLTPQVQVCCLTQRPLIPNFTNPQWQVGFSISAGGTVCLETWEDLRKQKERERQINSAKTRSPHSPATPATTISGYQTVMHRQELPVISGRLNAKELDILQQLSQPEIMQISSTRDNDWLAVEQILRHYAQYHLGHPIRSATLIDSYFAANHDATV; encoded by the coding sequence ATGAGTAAAACCTATCAAGTAACGGGAATTAATCTGAAAGCCCAGGCACTGGGAGAATCAGATAGAATAGTAACAATTTTGACAAAAGAGTTCGGTTTAATCCGAGCAGTTGCCCCTGGGGCACGTAAGCACAATTCAAGCCTGGGTGGTAGGAGTGGGATGTTTGTCGTCAACGAACTACTGATTGCTAAAGGGCGATCGCTCGATAAAATTACACAAGCACAAACAGTAAAAACCTATCCAGGTTTGACTAAAGATTTAGGGAAATTGGCAGCTAGCCAATATCTAGCAGAAATAGTCCTCAGTCAAGCTTTGAGCGAACAACCCCAAGAAGAACTGTATGAGTTGCTTAACGAACATCTCAATCGGTTAGAGGCAGTATCTAACAACGAAGCGAGTATCTTAGCTCATCTGTCTCAGGGAGTGTTTCACCTTTTAGCTTTGGCGGGACTAACACCTCAAGTGCAAGTTTGTTGTCTCACGCAACGCCCCCTGATACCAAATTTTACCAACCCTCAGTGGCAAGTAGGATTTAGTATTTCTGCTGGTGGCACAGTTTGCTTAGAGACTTGGGAAGACTTGCGAAAACAAAAAGAGAGGGAGAGACAAATCAACTCTGCCAAAACGCGATCGCCTCATTCTCCTGCAACCCCAGCTACAACCATTTCGGGGTACCAAACAGTGATGCATCGCCAAGAACTACCTGTGATTTCTGGGCGCTTAAATGCAAAAGAACTTGATATTCTCCAGCAGCTGTCACAACCAGAGATAATGCAAATTAGTAGCACCAGAGATAATGACTGGTTAGCTGTTGAGCAAATTCTGCGCCATTATGCTCAGTATCATTTGGGTCATCCAATCCGCTCCGCCACTTTAATCGATTCTTATTTTGCTGCCAACCATGATGCAACCGTCTGA
- a CDS encoding DNA cytosine methyltransferase — MNNIRPSIFSFFSGSGFLDLGFENSGFKIVYVNEIFAPFMAAYRYSREILKLEIPEYGYHEGEEGDVSKFLEGLQAQRLWELVRDCRKYNDIVGFIGGPPCPDFSVGGKNRGHLGDNGKLSATYIELICRNLPDFFLFENVKGLWKTAKHRLFFEFLKQQLQQAGYILTEKLINAIEYGVPQDRERIILIGFHHSLLNDLGIKININDKLAESIFNWEKYILYPQNKVFAYPWHKREPFKENSILPCPYGIPQELTVEHWFIKNNVLYHPNAEHYFQPRSGIIKFASIDEGDDSKKSFKRLHRWRYSPTACYGNNEVHLHPYKIRRLSVAEALAIQSLPKNFVLPANMSLTNMFKTIGNGVPYLASKALAHSIIDFLVAEERDYRQEMYKQLELPLTFN; from the coding sequence ATGAATAATATCCGTCCTTCTATTTTTTCTTTTTTTTCTGGTTCAGGTTTTCTAGATTTAGGCTTTGAAAATAGCGGTTTTAAAATTGTTTATGTCAATGAGATTTTTGCTCCATTTATGGCAGCATACCGCTATTCACGAGAGATTCTCAAACTAGAAATCCCAGAGTATGGATATCATGAAGGAGAAGAAGGAGACGTAAGTAAATTTCTCGAAGGTTTACAAGCACAACGCTTATGGGAATTAGTTCGAGATTGCCGCAAATATAACGATATAGTTGGCTTTATTGGTGGCCCTCCTTGTCCTGATTTTTCTGTTGGAGGAAAAAATAGGGGTCATTTAGGTGATAATGGGAAGCTATCGGCTACCTATATTGAATTAATTTGTCGAAATCTACCAGATTTCTTTTTATTTGAGAATGTTAAAGGTTTATGGAAAACGGCAAAACACCGTTTATTTTTTGAATTTCTTAAGCAACAGCTACAGCAAGCTGGATATATATTAACAGAAAAATTAATTAACGCTATTGAATATGGTGTACCTCAAGATAGAGAAAGAATAATTCTAATTGGCTTTCACCATAGCTTGCTTAATGATTTAGGAATAAAAATTAATATTAATGATAAGCTTGCTGAGAGTATTTTTAATTGGGAAAAATATATTTTATATCCGCAAAATAAAGTTTTTGCTTATCCTTGGCATAAGCGTGAACCTTTTAAGGAAAATTCTATATTGCCATGTCCTTATGGTATTCCTCAAGAGTTAACAGTTGAACACTGGTTTATAAAAAATAATGTGTTGTATCATCCTAATGCTGAACACTATTTTCAACCTAGATCTGGTATTATAAAATTCGCTTCTATTGATGAAGGCGATGATTCTAAAAAATCTTTTAAACGTCTTCATAGGTGGCGTTACTCACCGACAGCCTGCTATGGAAATAATGAAGTACATTTGCATCCTTATAAAATTCGTCGGCTCTCTGTCGCAGAAGCTTTAGCTATACAATCTTTACCAAAAAATTTTGTACTTCCTGCCAATATGTCGCTCACCAATATGTTTAAAACTATTGGTAATGGTGTTCCATACTTAGCATCAAAAGCATTAGCTCACAGCATTATTGATTTCTTAGTAGCTGAAGAACGAGATTACAGACAGGAAATGTATAAACAATTAGAGTTGCCATTGACTTTTAACTAA
- a CDS encoding glycosyltransferase family 4 protein, producing MRIAWIGKKSPFCGNVTYSREITNALLDRGHEVSFLHFAQEEPEPDNWPKFQEVSLPFIYKSQVYTIPTFKATKVLTESLRKIKPDIVHASLTLSPLDFILPEICEQLNLPLIATFHTPFAGKGAKLISGTQLLAYQLYAPFLVNYDRVIVFSQIQRELLGRMGVREENVAVIPNGVDTAKYSPGPSQIKAEFQAERLFVYQGRIAPEKNVEPLLRAWKQSGLEADSKLLIVGDGPLKPSLQPFYGAEEGIIWLGFIADENRRIEILRGADVFILPSLVEGLSLSLLEAMACGLACLATDVGADGEVLEKGAGVVLNTKTVRSQLKTLLPLFQDHPELTTVLGQKARNRVLERYTLTDNITHLEQLYREVLLQRPLPVSHRL from the coding sequence ATGCGTATAGCCTGGATTGGAAAAAAATCACCCTTTTGCGGCAATGTTACCTACAGTCGAGAAATTACAAATGCCTTACTAGACCGAGGGCATGAAGTTAGCTTTCTCCACTTTGCTCAAGAAGAACCTGAACCTGATAACTGGCCAAAATTTCAAGAAGTTTCCTTACCCTTCATTTACAAGTCCCAGGTTTACACAATTCCTACTTTCAAAGCAACCAAAGTATTAACTGAGTCGTTGCGGAAAATTAAACCAGATATAGTCCACGCTTCTTTGACTTTATCTCCCCTGGACTTTATTCTTCCAGAAATTTGCGAACAACTAAATTTGCCTCTAATTGCGACTTTCCATACCCCATTTGCAGGGAAAGGGGCAAAACTAATTTCGGGAACGCAACTTTTGGCCTATCAGCTATACGCACCTTTCTTAGTGAACTACGATCGCGTGATTGTATTTTCCCAAATTCAGCGCGAGTTATTAGGGCGGATGGGTGTGCGGGAAGAAAATGTTGCTGTGATTCCCAACGGAGTCGATACCGCTAAATATTCTCCAGGCCCTTCTCAAATCAAAGCCGAATTTCAAGCCGAACGCCTATTTGTCTATCAAGGCCGGATAGCACCAGAAAAGAATGTGGAACCGCTGCTACGCGCTTGGAAGCAGTCAGGACTGGAAGCCGACAGCAAGTTGCTGATTGTGGGGGATGGGCCTTTGAAGCCGTCTTTACAGCCGTTTTATGGTGCAGAGGAAGGCATTATTTGGTTAGGATTCATTGCCGATGAAAACCGCCGCATCGAAATTCTACGGGGAGCAGATGTATTTATTTTGCCTTCGTTGGTAGAAGGGTTATCTTTATCTCTCTTAGAAGCAATGGCCTGTGGTTTGGCGTGTTTAGCCACAGATGTGGGTGCAGATGGAGAGGTATTAGAAAAAGGTGCGGGGGTAGTTTTAAATACGAAGACCGTGCGATCGCAATTAAAAACTCTCTTACCACTATTCCAAGACCATCCTGAGTTAACAACTGTATTAGGGCAGAAAGCGAGAAATCGTGTCCTAGAACGCTATACTCTCACTGATAATATTACTCACTTGGAACAGTTGTACCGCGAAGTTTTACTCCAGCGACCTTTACCAGTAAGTCATAGATTATAA
- the secG gene encoding preprotein translocase subunit SecG, protein MTVSNIVQGIWALSAVGLIVLVLLHSPKGDGIGAIGGQAQLFSSTKSAENTLNRITWALTVIFLGLTVVLSAGWLPK, encoded by the coding sequence ATGACAGTTTCTAATATTGTTCAAGGCATTTGGGCGCTTTCCGCCGTTGGTTTAATCGTCTTAGTACTGCTGCATAGTCCTAAAGGAGATGGTATTGGAGCCATTGGTGGACAAGCTCAACTGTTTAGCAGCACCAAAAGCGCAGAAAACACCTTAAACCGAATTACTTGGGCATTAACAGTAATTTTTCTCGGTTTAACAGTAGTTTTAAGTGCTGGCTGGCTACCTAAGTAA
- a CDS encoding Cfr10I/Bse634I family restriction endonuclease, with protein MPNTTEWFTETVDGKFRINSRTIYKTLSSEIVNKLEKNFSVSEILDWLRNETSKAFQEKYLQSPQVGALNKAIGGWNELIATSLLSEIVLDINQRTGVCIATFAMPNSRLQIEGIDDAYSNFLNLFNKNNFSNINHALSRIQPFKGKIFMPSPDYIITIINSEVNATIVNSLLHQQAKDPYSLGLFNFLKGKLAIEEVKAAVSLKTSNRPDRRYQPLFEAAMIKAMGYVLQQDWKYFMVVSDLTPADRTIFSTAISPHGVALEQNYNLVDGTYPYARKADLLPLISSAI; from the coding sequence ATGCCTAACACTACAGAATGGTTTACAGAAACTGTTGATGGTAAATTTCGTATTAATAGCAGGACAATCTATAAAACTTTATCTTCAGAGATAGTGAATAAACTAGAAAAAAATTTTTCAGTTAGTGAGATTTTAGACTGGCTCAGGAATGAAACAAGTAAAGCTTTTCAAGAGAAGTATTTACAAAGTCCTCAAGTTGGCGCTCTCAACAAAGCAATCGGAGGATGGAACGAGTTGATCGCTACTAGTTTATTGTCTGAGATTGTCTTAGATATTAATCAGAGAACTGGTGTCTGTATAGCTACCTTTGCGATGCCTAACTCAAGATTACAAATAGAAGGAATAGATGATGCCTATTCAAATTTTTTAAATCTATTTAACAAAAATAATTTTTCTAATATAAATCATGCTTTATCCAGAATTCAACCTTTTAAAGGTAAGATTTTTATGCCTAGCCCAGACTACATAATAACTATTATTAATAGTGAGGTAAATGCTACCATTGTTAATTCGCTTCTACATCAACAGGCAAAAGATCCATATAGTTTAGGACTTTTTAATTTTTTAAAAGGAAAGCTCGCTATAGAGGAAGTCAAAGCAGCAGTTTCTCTCAAAACTTCAAATCGTCCAGATCGTCGCTATCAACCTTTATTCGAGGCAGCTATGATAAAGGCAATGGGATATGTATTACAACAGGATTGGAAATATTTCATGGTTGTAAGTGACTTAACTCCTGCTGACAGAACTATATTTAGTACAGCAATTTCTCCACACGGAGTTGCGCTTGAACAAAATTATAATTTAGTAGATGGTACCTATCCATATGCTAGAAAAGCCGATTTACTGCCATTAATTTCCTCTGCAATTTAG
- the deoC gene encoding deoxyribose-phosphate aldolase — translation MAADYPDIDIAPFIDHALLTPTATPEQVEQWCEEADRFHFAAVCLHPTYVKRAAELLHGKNPKVCAVIGFPTGATTSAVKLYEAQEAVENGATELDVVLNLGWLKAGKTEAVHREIAEICEETGQPVKVILETNLLTEAEKRMAAELAMEAGAAFLKTSTGWSGGATVADVKLLKEIARERVGIKASGGIRTVNQALELILAGATRLGTSRGIDLIRQRDNLEKVE, via the coding sequence ATGGCAGCAGACTATCCCGACATTGATATTGCGCCATTTATCGATCACGCCCTGTTAACGCCAACGGCTACTCCAGAGCAGGTTGAGCAATGGTGTGAAGAAGCAGACAGATTTCATTTTGCGGCGGTTTGCTTGCACCCTACCTATGTAAAGCGAGCCGCAGAACTCCTCCACGGTAAAAATCCCAAAGTCTGTGCAGTAATTGGCTTTCCTACTGGAGCTACTACTTCCGCAGTGAAGCTGTATGAGGCTCAAGAAGCAGTGGAAAATGGAGCCACTGAACTTGATGTAGTCCTCAACTTGGGTTGGTTAAAAGCTGGTAAAACTGAAGCAGTCCACCGCGAGATTGCGGAAATTTGTGAAGAAACCGGACAACCTGTAAAGGTAATTTTAGAAACCAACCTGTTGACAGAGGCGGAGAAAAGAATGGCAGCAGAATTGGCTATGGAAGCAGGGGCCGCATTCTTGAAAACTAGTACAGGTTGGAGTGGGGGGGCGACAGTAGCAGATGTAAAACTATTGAAGGAGATTGCTCGCGAAAGAGTAGGGATTAAGGCCTCAGGCGGTATTCGTACTGTGAATCAAGCCCTAGAATTAATCTTGGCGGGTGCTACTCGATTAGGCACATCTCGCGGTATCGATTTAATCCGCCAGCGCGATAACCTGGAAAAGGTGGAATAG
- a CDS encoding peptidase: protein MGQKIQYPTPNPLKNLFTSQLLAILTLAIGTGLLVIFTHLPANANFASVTPYSRDLLASLPTASFPSPKSHPLPPKLAKWQDNTNSGDYFAEITATQVGYLVWSQFPIKVYVETPTAINSQQAQAWVNSVLQAVQEWNAYLPLLIVEKPEVADIKIFRKAPPLQISPVDKIPRARSALTSYELYTSNKVLLHRFTILLSPSQTGNYVLAAARHELGHALGIWGHSPLQTDALYFSQVRQPPAISVRDVNTLKRVYEQPTSLGWSS, encoded by the coding sequence ATGGGGCAAAAAATCCAATACCCAACACCCAACCCCCTAAAAAATTTATTTACCTCACAGTTACTAGCAATTCTTACCTTAGCGATAGGTACAGGGCTGCTAGTTATTTTTACTCATCTTCCTGCAAATGCTAATTTCGCTTCCGTAACGCCATATTCTAGGGATTTACTCGCTTCTCTCCCTACCGCCTCATTTCCTAGTCCAAAATCCCATCCTCTACCGCCAAAGCTAGCGAAATGGCAAGATAATACCAACAGTGGCGATTACTTTGCTGAAATTACAGCCACCCAAGTTGGTTATCTGGTTTGGTCACAGTTTCCTATTAAAGTTTACGTAGAAACGCCAACAGCAATTAACAGCCAGCAAGCTCAAGCTTGGGTTAACAGTGTCTTACAAGCTGTGCAAGAGTGGAATGCTTACTTACCTTTATTGATAGTAGAAAAACCAGAGGTTGCAGATATTAAAATTTTCCGAAAAGCACCACCTCTGCAAATTTCTCCCGTCGATAAAATTCCTCGTGCGCGTTCGGCTTTAACTAGCTACGAGTTATATACCAGCAACAAAGTTTTGTTACACCGCTTCACTATATTGTTGAGTCCTAGCCAGACTGGTAATTATGTCCTAGCCGCAGCGCGTCATGAACTCGGCCATGCTTTGGGAATTTGGGGGCATAGTCCGTTACAAACTGATGCTTTATACTTCTCTCAAGTTCGCCAACCGCCAGCGATTTCTGTTAGAGATGTGAATACGTTGAAGCGGGTTTATGAACAGCCAACCAGTTTGGGATGGTCTTCATAG